From one Callithrix jacchus isolate 240 chromosome 2, calJac240_pri, whole genome shotgun sequence genomic stretch:
- the TMEM248 gene encoding transmembrane protein 248 isoform X1, translated as MFSINPLENLKVYISSRPPLVVFMISVSAMAIAFLTLGYFFKIKEIKSPEMAEDWNTFLLRFNDLDLCVSENETLKHLTNDSTTPESTMTSGQARASTQSPQALEDSGPVNISVAITLTLDPLKPFGGYSRNVTHLYSTILGHQIGLSGREAHEEINITFTLPTAWSSDDCALHGHCEQVVFTACMTLTASPGVFPVTVQPPHCVPDTYSNATLWYKIFTTARDANTKYAQDYNPFWCYKGAIGKVYHALNPKLTVIVPDDDRSLINLHLMHTSYFLFVMVITMFCYAVIKGRPSKLRQSNPEFCPEKWFQMGCILQEAGISSHFFLGGFG; from the exons ATGTTTAGCATCAACCCCCTGGAGAACCTGAAGGTATACATCAGCAGTCGGCCTCCCCTGGTGGTCTTCATGATCAGCGTGAGCGCCATGGCCATAGCTTTCCTGACCCTGGGCTATTTCTTCAAAATCAAGGAGATTAAATCACCAGAAATGGCGGAG GATTGGAATACTTTTCTGCTACGGTTCAATGATTTGGACTTGTGTGTATCAGAGAATGAAACGCTAAAGCATCTCACAAACGACTCCACAACTCCGGAAAGCACCATGACCAGCGGGCAGGCCCGAGCTTCCACCCAGTCGCCCCAGGCCCTGGAGGACTCAGGCCCGGTGAACATCTCAGTCGCAATCACCCTCACCTTGGACCCACTGAAACCCTTCGGAGGGTATTCCCGGAACGTCACCCATCTGTACTCAACAATCTTAGGGCATCAGATTGGACTTTCAG GCAGGGAAGCCCACGAGGAGATAAACATCACCTTCACCCTGCCTACAGCTTGGAGCTCAGACGACTGTGCCCTCCACGGTCACTGTGAGCAGGTGGTATTTACAGCCTGCATGACCCTCACAGCCAGCCCTGGGGTGTTCCCCGTCACTGT ACAGCCACCACACTGTGTTCCCGACACGTACAGCAACGCCACGCTCTGGTACAAGATCTTCACAACTGCCCGAGATGCCAACACAAAATACGCTCAAGATTACAATCCTTTCTGGTGTTATAAGGGGGCCATTGGAAAAGTCTATCATGCTTTAAATCCCAAGCTTACAGTGATTGTTCCAGAT gATGACCGTTCATTAATTAATTTGCATCTCATGCACACCAGTTACTTCCTCTTTGTGATGGTGATAACGATGTTTTGCTATGCTGTTATCAAGGGCAGACCCAGCAAATTGCGTCAGAGCAATCCTGAATTTTGTCCTGAGAAG TGGTTCCAGATGGGCTGCATCTTGCAGGAGGCTGGGATTTCTAGTCATTTCTTCCTAG GTGGCTTTGGCTGA
- the TMEM248 gene encoding transmembrane protein 248 isoform X2, producing the protein MFSINPLENLKVYISSRPPLVVFMISVSAMAIAFLTLGYFFKIKEIKSPEMAEDWNTFLLRFNDLDLCVSENETLKHLTNDSTTPESTMTSGQARASTQSPQALEDSGPVNISVAITLTLDPLKPFGGYSRNVTHLYSTILGHQIGLSGREAHEEINITFTLPTAWSSDDCALHGHCEQVVFTACMTLTASPGVFPVTVQPPHCVPDTYSNATLWYKIFTTARDANTKYAQDYNPFWCYKGAIGKVYHALNPKLTVIVPDDDRSLINLHLMHTSYFLFVMVITMFCYAVIKGRPSKLRQSNPEFCPEKVALAEA; encoded by the exons ATGTTTAGCATCAACCCCCTGGAGAACCTGAAGGTATACATCAGCAGTCGGCCTCCCCTGGTGGTCTTCATGATCAGCGTGAGCGCCATGGCCATAGCTTTCCTGACCCTGGGCTATTTCTTCAAAATCAAGGAGATTAAATCACCAGAAATGGCGGAG GATTGGAATACTTTTCTGCTACGGTTCAATGATTTGGACTTGTGTGTATCAGAGAATGAAACGCTAAAGCATCTCACAAACGACTCCACAACTCCGGAAAGCACCATGACCAGCGGGCAGGCCCGAGCTTCCACCCAGTCGCCCCAGGCCCTGGAGGACTCAGGCCCGGTGAACATCTCAGTCGCAATCACCCTCACCTTGGACCCACTGAAACCCTTCGGAGGGTATTCCCGGAACGTCACCCATCTGTACTCAACAATCTTAGGGCATCAGATTGGACTTTCAG GCAGGGAAGCCCACGAGGAGATAAACATCACCTTCACCCTGCCTACAGCTTGGAGCTCAGACGACTGTGCCCTCCACGGTCACTGTGAGCAGGTGGTATTTACAGCCTGCATGACCCTCACAGCCAGCCCTGGGGTGTTCCCCGTCACTGT ACAGCCACCACACTGTGTTCCCGACACGTACAGCAACGCCACGCTCTGGTACAAGATCTTCACAACTGCCCGAGATGCCAACACAAAATACGCTCAAGATTACAATCCTTTCTGGTGTTATAAGGGGGCCATTGGAAAAGTCTATCATGCTTTAAATCCCAAGCTTACAGTGATTGTTCCAGAT gATGACCGTTCATTAATTAATTTGCATCTCATGCACACCAGTTACTTCCTCTTTGTGATGGTGATAACGATGTTTTGCTATGCTGTTATCAAGGGCAGACCCAGCAAATTGCGTCAGAGCAATCCTGAATTTTGTCCTGAGAAG GTGGCTTTGGCTGAAGCCTAA